A stretch of Lentibacillus sp. JNUCC-1 DNA encodes these proteins:
- a CDS encoding pseudouridine synthase — protein sequence MTSSKERLQKVMARSGVASRRKAEQMIVDGKVKVNGNVVRELGVKVLPSDRIEVEGGPIEKEEPVYFLLYKPRGVISSVRDDKGRKVVTDFLPEISERIYPVGRLDFDSSGIILLTNDGDFANLLMHPSHEIDKVYVAKVKGIPDKADLNRIRKGIKSEQDVLKAVHYQILSTDKQKNTAIVKIVLNEGKNRHVRRMMEGIGFPVLKLKREQYGLLTLDGMQPGDIRPLTPHEVKQMRALAMENVEE from the coding sequence ATGACAAGTTCAAAAGAACGTTTGCAAAAAGTTATGGCTCGAAGTGGTGTTGCCTCGAGACGAAAAGCCGAGCAGATGATTGTGGATGGCAAGGTGAAAGTGAATGGGAATGTTGTACGGGAGCTGGGAGTGAAGGTGCTGCCTTCTGATCGAATCGAGGTTGAAGGGGGGCCGATAGAGAAAGAAGAACCTGTTTACTTTTTACTGTACAAACCCCGCGGCGTCATATCAAGTGTGCGTGATGATAAGGGCAGAAAAGTGGTAACAGATTTTCTTCCAGAAATCAGTGAACGCATTTATCCGGTAGGACGTCTTGACTTTGATTCATCAGGAATCATCCTGCTTACAAATGATGGAGATTTCGCCAATTTGCTAATGCATCCAAGCCATGAGATTGACAAAGTCTACGTTGCTAAGGTAAAGGGCATACCTGATAAAGCAGACTTGAATCGGATCAGAAAGGGCATCAAATCTGAACAGGATGTACTCAAAGCTGTTCACTATCAGATCCTTTCAACAGATAAACAAAAAAACACTGCTATCGTGAAGATCGTTTTGAACGAAGGCAAAAATCGTCATGTACGCCGAATGATGGAGGGAATCGGGTTTCCTGTGTTAAAATTGAAGCGTGAACAATACGGGTTACTAACACTCGATGGCATGCAGCCGGGAGATATTCGTCCGTTGACACCGCATGAAGTTAAACAAATGCGTGCTCTAGCCATGGAAAA